The following proteins are encoded in a genomic region of Monomorium pharaonis isolate MP-MQ-018 unplaced genomic scaffold, ASM1337386v2 scaffold_38, whole genome shotgun sequence:
- the LOC105830558 gene encoding ubiquitin-like protein 4A, which yields MKVIVKKLQGKECVVDILPSETVLELKHKVSDLLGIDVPQQRLLLTGKTLADENPLSFYPGIKDGSKLNLLVIKKAEEGSSEARSLPQQKTGVHLLREEVTRVLRHYYTVSETESIVNELIKDLKNKVNNLSYDDLERLATALLQDQENVA from the exons ATGAAAGTGATCGTAAAGAAGCTGCAGGGGAAAGAGTGCGTCGTTGAC ATACTACCATCGGAGACAGTGTTGGAACTCAAGCACAAAGTGAGTGACCTATTGGGCATTGATGTACCGCAACAAAGATTATTACTCACTGGCAAGACTTTAGCGG ATGAGAATCCCCTAAGTTTTTATCCAGGTATCAAAGATGGCAGTAAGTTAAATCTCTTGGTGATTAAAAAAGCAGAGGAAGGCTCCAGTGAAGCAAGATCCTTACCCCAACAGAAAACGGGTGTTCATCTGCTGAGAGAAGAGGTAACTCGAGTGCTCAGGCATTACTACACGGTTTCCGAGACTGAGTCCATAGTCAACGAGCTGATAAAGGACTTGAAAAACAAAGTGAATAATCTTAGTTACGATGATCTAGAGAGACTAGCCACTGCGTTACTCCAGGACCAAGAGAACGTAGCTTAA
- the LOC105830555 gene encoding E3 ubiquitin-protein ligase TRIM23-like: MDEDTDQLSKYMKHSLKTAPKSNVLECRVCEEVFTVDGLKVPRLLHCGHTVCHSCLLRLRTCMSEQQFLLCPFDRQPTAIGLHENSVYSLKKNFALIELLERLEQSNSQKTLVLERERLQSNLSCDEDETHTAVLYCTVCATHLCEACDTATHSSKTLGKHRRVPLSEKPREKPRCPIHTAHVAEFTCTQEGCHNSLMCYLCKEYGKHSTHKPALVEEEAENIRKTIIAALQKMTQFMESMRDTAHKIEIVIEELEGWAIEDARRRVRYHFEELRAVLAEQEKTAMTYIETETRGRLCALRQQQKDLTTTRSQVAGICIQCESILDSEDWKLLSSSEKVKEVLATLEQQQQHYAQLGPDFLSPESSIPIIFSRDNRIHIGTKIDMRVVILGLDGVGKTSILSAMRGVTLSNPPIPTIGFNVESLEYMNLVFTLWDVSGHKKFRPLWKHYYHNTQAIIFVVDASDRSRFEEARKELSKILYEQELKDDLLLIYANKQDVSGCASVEELVDIFGLHKLCCARIWHIQSSSVVTNASGVLQGLDWLSTQSLLVRQSTR, translated from the exons ATGGACGAGGACACGGATCAACTGAGCAAATACATGAAGCATTCGCTGAAAACGGCACCGAAATCAAAC GTGCTGGAGTGTCGAGTTTGCGAGGAGGTTTTTACAGTGGATGGGTTGAAGGTACCACGTTTGTTGCATTGTGGACACACGGTATGTCACTCATGTCTGCTGCGATTGAGAACTTGCATGTCGGAGCAGCAGTTTTTGCTGTGTCCCTTCGATCGACAGCCCACTGCCATAGGTCTCCACGAGAATAGCGTTTACAGTCTGAAGAAGAACTTTGCGCTCATCGAGCTGCTTGAGCGGTTGGAGCAATCCAACAGCCAGAAGACGCTGGTGCTGGAACGCGAGAGACTTCAGTCAAATCTATCATGCGACGAGGATGAGACGCATACCGCAGTTCTCTATTGCACTGTCTGTGCCACGCATTTATGTGAGGCATGTGACACCGCCACACACTCATCTAAGACATTGGGCAAACACAGACGCGTGCCTCTGTCGGAAAAACCACGCGAGAAGCCTCGCTGTCCGATACACACGGCGCACGTAGCTGAGTTCACGTGCACTCAAGAAGGTTGTCACAATTCTTTAATGTGCTACTTGTGTAAAGAGTATGGCAAGCACAGTACACACAag ccAGCATTAGTCGAGGAGGAAGCGGAGAATATCAGGAAAACCATTATCGCGGCATTGCAAAAGATGACACAGTTTATGGAAAGCATGAGAGATACTGCACACAAGATAG AAATAGTAATCGAAGAATTGGAAGGCTGGGCAATCGAAGACGCGAGAAGGAGGGTACGGTATCATTTTGAGGAATTACGTGCTGTTTTGGCTGAACAAGAAAAAACAGCAATGACGTACATCGAGACAGAGACTCGTGGTAGACTTTGCGCATTGAGACAACAACAAAAGGATCTCACGACCACGAGATCACAAGTGGCTGGGATATGTATCCAATGCGAAAGCATACTCGATTCCGAAGATTGGAAATTGCTGAGCAGCTCAGAGAAGGTCAAGGAAGTGCTGGCGACACTggagcaacagcagcagcattATGCGCAATTAGGACCGGATTTTCTCAGTCCCGAGTCCTCCATTCCCATTATATTTAGCAGG GATAACAGGATACACATTGGAACAAAGATTGACATGCGTGTAGTAATCCTGGGATTAGATGGGGTGGGAAAAACAAGCATTTTATCTGCCATGCGAGGCGTTACGTTATCAAATCCACCAATTCCTACTATTGGTTTCAACGTCGAAAGCTTGGAATACATGAATCTCGTATTTACTCTCTGGGATGTTAGTGGTCATAAAAAGTTCAGGCCACTGTGGAAacattattatcataataCACAAGCCATTATTTTTGTGGTCGACGCTAGCGATAGGTCTCGCTTCGAAGAGGCACGAAaagaattatcaaaaatacttTATGAACAAGAATTAAAGGATGATCTACTTTTAATCTATGCTAATAAACAG gacgTTTCTGGTTGTGCTAGTGTAGAGGAACTGGTTGATATATTTGGTTTGCATAAACTTTGTTGTGCGAGAATTTGGCACATTCAAAGCTCATCAGTAGTTACCAATGCCAGCGGTGTGTTGCAAGGTCTCGACTGGCTTTCGACTCAAT CTCTGTTAGTTCGTCAATCTACGAGATAA
- the LOC105830556 gene encoding gem-associated protein 2 produces the protein MDCLKQQAFLVGDIDEDINLSLPPSSGEEYIKRVVIEARQCADVVVADLDPSCVKQPTKAYVKTLAGCVQAPANLKPTIEWQQYQVSDFSKLRLYVSQLKNEILIGKRKWRPPDINLPDINDQNAWVSFCLGAEEKIEPTLNTLFCFNQSNIEQVLEHLVQFVETERRIEYKIGQWIYTLLAILEQPLQPDTCSCLRSLARACSVIRVDSRELDAQELGALNLFICLVARYFRQLDLADP, from the exons ATGGATTGCCTGAAACAGCAGGCATTTCTGGTGGGAGATATCGATGAGGATATCAATCTATCATTGCCACCCTCTTCCGGGGAGGAATACATCAAACGAGTAGT AATAGAAGCCAGACAATGCGCGGACGTAGTGGTGGCCGATTTAGATCCGTCATGTGTGAAACAACCGACAAAAGCTTATGTTAAGACT TTAGCAGGATGTGTTCAAGCACCGGCAAACCTCAAGCCAACTATTGAATGGCAACAATATCAAGTTTCTGACTTTTCTAAGCTGAGGCTATATGTGAGCCAACTGAAGAACGAGATATTAATAGGCAAGCGCAAGTGGAGACCACCTGACATTAATTTG CCAGACATAAACGATCAAAACGCTTGGGTCAGCTTCTGTTTAGGTGCCGAAGAAAAGATTGAGCCAACACTGAATACTCTGTTTTGTTTTAATCAGTCTAACATAGAACAAGTACTTGAGCATTTAGTGCAATTTGTGGAGACTGAAAGGAGAATTGAATACAAAATAGGCCAGTGGATTTACACGTTACTCGCAATCTTGGAGCAACCATTGCAGCCTGATACTTGTTCCTGCTTGCGTTCACTAGCTCGAGCGTGTTCTGTCATTCGTGTAGATTCt AGAGAATTGGATGCGCAGGAGCTGGGAGCGCTGAATTTATTCATCTGTCTAGTAGCGAGATACTTTCGTCAATTAGACTTGGCAGATCCTTGA